One genomic segment of Impatiens glandulifera chromosome 6, dImpGla2.1, whole genome shotgun sequence includes these proteins:
- the LOC124942819 gene encoding uncharacterized protein LOC124942819, translated as MPRGMRQLKHLKTFSLFVISKNERDGQLDELKELDIVGSLTIKNLGRVSDASMERGISMAKKTSINALKLEWRSINEFRSTIIEDDDNESKRIRDEKIGEALEVSTARLKKLKMIGYRGVNLTKLVGKSSPFLTRLELSTIASNSVDNEMIVLFPLLEKLVIKVMKNLRVLVSPTIPSAGAFPNLSTLFIYNCPKLGALPPHLKSLKRVTLRGECSDELLYSISNLNGTLTHLNLSGLNNDVENGIFTVNNNMNEIEVELFPLLEKLDINNVKNLRELVSGAIPSAGAFPNLSSLHISNCPKLGALPPNLKSLKDVSVSGGCSDELFYSISNLNDTLTDLTLHQLNNDVEHIFSVNNNMNGIEVVLFPLLEKLNIWSMKNLRELVSPTIPSAGAFLNLCTMFISNCPKLGALPTHLKSLKHIRIDGKCSDKLLYSISNLSALTHLHIENMNERSVLFGAGYMTLIFDDEAQLGGGGVRSTNFQSLQSLYISSCKKLRRLFDEGMISKISGCQNKHFFNSLTEFTIYKCPELMISVEEFENLNINNSLQRLWITKCPKLVSSEEADDFIALLRSLRTRLDPVNFIADILLEEE; from the coding sequence atgcctAGAGGGATGAGACAATTGAAACATCTTAAGACGTTTAGCTTGTTTGTTATAAGCAAGAATGAGAGAGACGGCCAACTAGATGAATTAAAAGAATTGGATATCGTCGGATCATTGACAATTAAGAACCTTGGAAGAGTTAGTGATGCATCTATGGAAAGAGGGATAAGTATGGCTAAAAAGACGAGTATCAATGCATTGAAGTTGGAATGGAGATCTATCAATGAATTTAGATCTACTATcattgaagatgatgataatGAGAGCAAGAGAATTAGAGATGAAAAAATTGGTGAAGCTCTAGAGGTTTCAACTGCAAGGCtgaagaaattgaaaatgaTTGGTTACAGAGGTGTGAATCTCACTAAATTGGTGGGAAAATCATCTCCTTTTCTAACACGCCTTGAGCTTAGTACTATTGCTAGTAACAGCGTTGACAATGAAATGATAGTACTATTCCCTTTGTTAGAGAAACTTGTTATTAAAGTAATGAAGAATTTGAGGGTATTGGTCTCTCCTACTATTCCTAGTGCCGGAGCATTCCCTAATCTATCCACGCTGTTCATATATAATTGCCCAAAGCTAGGGGCCTTGCCACCGCATCTCAAATCACTCAAACGTGTAACCCTTCGTGGTGAGTGTTCAGATGAGTTGTTATATAGCATCTCGAATCTTAATGGTACTCTCACTCATCTGAATCTTAGTGGATTGAATAATGATGTGGAGAATGGAATATTTACCGTCAACAACAACATGAATGAAATTGAAGTAGAGTTATTCCCTTTGTTAGAGAAACTGGATATTAATAATGTGAAGAATTTGAGGGAATTGGTGTCCGGCGCTATTCCTAGTGCCGGAGCATTCCCTAATCTATCTAGTCTGCATATATCTAATTGCCCAAAGCTAGGGGCCTTGCCACCGAATCTCAAATCACTCAAAGATGTAAGTGTATCGGGCGGATGTTCAGATGAGTTGTTTTATAGCATCTCGAATCTTAATGATACTCTCACTGATCTCACACTTCATCAATTGAATAATGATGTGGAGCACATATTCAGCGTGAACAACAACATGAATGGAATTGAAGTAGTGTTATTCCCTTTGCTAGAGAAACTTAATATTTGGAGTATGAAGAATTTGAGGGAATTGGTGTCTCCTACTATTCCTAGTGCTGGAGCATTCCTTAATCTATGCACGATGTTCATATCTAATTGCCCAAAGTTAGGGGCCTTGCCAACACATCTCAAATCACTCAAACATATACGTATTGATGGTAAATGTTCGGATAAATTGTTATATAGCATTTCAAATCTCAGTGCTCTCACTCATCTTCACattgaaaatatgaatgaaagaaGTGTTTTATTTGGAGCTGGTTATATGACATTAATATTTGATGATGAAGCACAATTAGGAGGAGGAGGAGTACGGTCAACTAATTTCCAATCTCTTCAATCTCTGTATATTAGTAGCTGCAAGAAGTTAAGGCGTTTGTTTGATGAGGGAATGATATCAAAGATTAGTGGCTGCCAGAACAAACACTTCTTTAACTCTCTCACGGAATTTACTATTTACAAATGTCCGGAGTTGATGATATCAGTTGAGGAATTTGAAAAcctcaatattaataattcactaCAGAGATTGTGGATTACAAAATGTCCTAAGTTGGTGTCTTCAGAAGAAGCGGACGATTTTATCGCACTGCTGCGTTCCCTTCGAACCAGACTTGATCCTGTGAACTTCATAGCAGACATTCTATTGGAAGAGGAATAG
- the LOC124941150 gene encoding uncharacterized protein LOC124941150, producing the protein MYFAGVEGEYVCEVSSDAYTELISSLNVSYALYEYGSFLVDLVDSTYAKETFMDISNNFFPSLRHSTKLMCVGFIMVAAASMFSLRSRKKPSKIRDETNEPISSTSSPGILHWWSRKYRYIYRVGYSPAVTAIVGSIILFQGQTYSDNLKE; encoded by the exons ATGTACTTTGCAGGTGTGGAAGGAGAGTATGTTTGTGAGGTTTCTTCCGACGCGTACACAGAGCTAATATCGTCGCTAAACGTGAGCTACGCACTTTACGAGTATGGATCATTCCTTGTGGATCTAGTGGACTCTACATATGCGAAGGAAACATTTATGGACATATCAAACAACTTTTTTCCTAGTCTAAGGCATTCAACAAAATTGATGTGTGTCGGGTTTATAATGGTTGCTGCAGCCTCCATGTTTTCTTTAAGGTCGAGAAAGAAGCCGTCGAAAATACGCGATGAAACGAATGAACCAATTTCCTCCACCTCATCCCCCGGGATACTACATTGGTGGTCGCgaaaatatagatatatatatagagttgGATATTCTCCAGCTGTTACTGCAAT AGTTGGAAGCATTATCCTATTTCAGGGTCAAACATACAGTGATAACCTAAAGGAGTAG
- the LOC124943074 gene encoding putative disease resistance protein RGA3 gives MAEAALISGLLSNLAPLIKDEFSLVWNFKKEVQKLSSTLSSISAVLEDAERKKDKDKQTEDWLRKLKDAAYEVRDIMDECTFQDLRLQVKRRNASSSTRIKVTNSITHPFISTWTRLKFGHKIKDVQEKLDQFSSERQALRLSESIPDSKIVKFTSRWRETMSLSSCNQVYGREMEKKKIIDILVNNTSGDCADKKLSILPIVGIGGLGKTTLAQTVFNDKEITNHFKTKIWVCVSDEFDIQLVMKAILEEKAEARLEELQKKVREKLSGKRYLIVLDDVWNENVEAWDQLRSILDCGSNGAFVLTTTRKKNVAKIMETIEHFQISLLSDEDCWLLFEGRAFMCGTPKTPNFVDIGKEIAKKCKGVPLVAKTLGSQLGFKSNINKWCKIRDNEVWDISQNGESDLMPILRLSYYDLPYYLRRCFVFCAIFPKDSKIEKERLIQLWMAHGLIPTVKNQEMEDTGNEIWKELCWRSFFQDEKSDQYGTYETCKMHDLMHDLAQSVMKDECYTLDAYNSSDGLKREIRHLTVMVDKFVKKSVRSFKKIGGLQSLMLNGKDVDAKKTFLSVLKEFPALRVLELNCDMPVVNYLFEYNKYQDLDKHLHYLGNIKHLRYLDISGNHQITTLPDSICDFLNLQTLKLNECSKLESLPRNTKDLISLRHLYLKGCYKLKYMPRGMGQLKHLKTFSLFVISKNERDCQLDELKELDIGGSLTIKKLGRVSDASMERGISMAKKTSINELKLEWRSIIEDDDNVSTRIRDEKIGEALEVSTARLKKLKMIGYRGVNLPKWVGKSYPSLTRLELSTIASSSVDNEMIVLFPLLEYLDISYMKNLRELVSHSCWSTGAFPNLCKIDIQYCPKLGALPPHLKALKDVRVEGECSDELLYSICNLNGTLTHLSLNELNNDVEHLVNNNMNGIEVVLFPLLKLLKIGGMKNLRELASSTIPSAEAFPNLCKLHIEYCPKLGALPPHLKSLKYVTVWGECSDELLYSISNLNGTLTDLRLDRLNNDVEHIFTVNNNNMNGIEVVLFPLLKSLTIGGMKNLRELVSPTIPSAGAFHNLCSLTIVNCPKLGALPPHLKLLKDVTLRGECSDELLYSISNLSALTHLSLYNMEERSVLFGAGYMALMFADNNNNVAQIGGGGRSTFQSLQFLTIQICMKLRRLFEEGMMKQETSKISGFINSLTALVIWECPELIISVEEFGNLNINNNSLQKLVPSEEADNFIAFLRSLRTRLEFYKVDNLLEESIRRYFSRLLCRLKRHGYSPAAYITVTAMLRVYLFCCFTASFSSVLILLYCFTFNRMPRRQDELLI, from the exons ATGGCTGAAGCAGCTCTAATCAGTGGATTGCTTTCAAACTTGGCACCTCTGATTAAGGATGAATTCTCGTTGGTTTGGAATTTTAAGAAGGAGGTTCAAAAGCTATCGAGCACACTATCTTCTATTAGTGCCGTTCTTGAGGATGCAGAAAGAAAGAAGGACAAGGACAAACAAACGGAAGATTGGTTGCGGAAGCTCAAAGATGCAGCGTATGAGGTTCGAGACATCATGGATGAGTGCACCTTTCAAGATCTTCGTCTTCAAGTCAAAAGGCGTAATGCCTCCTCTTCAACCCGGATCAAGGTAACCAACTCAATAACCCATCCTTTTATCAGTACTTGGACACGTCTAAAATTTGGTCACAAAATTAAGGATGTTCAAGAGAAGCTTGACCAATTTTCTTCAGAGCGCCAAGCGTTACGTTTGAGTGAATCTATTCCTGACTCAAAAATAGTTAAGTTTACTAGTCGTTGGCGTGAAACCATGTCTCTTTCTAGTTGTAATCAAGTATATGGGAGAGAAATGGAGAAGAAAAAGATTATTGATATTCTGGTCAATAATACATCTGGTGATTGTGCTGATAAAAAACTATCTATTCTGCCAATTGTTGGAATTGGGGGTCTCGGTAAAACAACATTAGCCCAGACGGTCTTCAACGACAAGGAGATTACTAACCATTTTAAAACCAAGATCTGGGTTTGTGTTTCTGATGAATTTGATATTCAATTGGTGATGAAAGCCATCTTAGAAGAAAAGGCGGAAGCACGCTTAGAAGAATTGCAGAAAAAAGTTAGAGAAAAATTGAGCGGGAAAAGATATTTGATTGTGTTGGATGATGTTTGGAATGAAAATGTTGAGGCATGGGACCAATTAAGATCTATCTTGGATTGTGGATCAAATGGTGCGTTCGTCCTTACCACGACACGAAAAAAAAACGTAGCAAAAATCATGGAAACGATTGAACATTTTCAGATATCATTGCTCTCTGACGAGGATTGCTGGCTACTCTTTGAAGGGCGTGCATTTATGTGTGGAACACCAAAAACTCCAAACTTTGTTGATATTGGAAAAGAAATAGCTAAAAAATGTAAGGGTGTTCCCTTAGTTGCCAAAACATTGGGAAGTCAATTAGGCTTCAAaagtaatataaataaatggtgCAAAATAAGAGATAATGAGGTATGGGATATATCTCAAAATGGAGAATCTGATCTCATGCCCATTCTAAGGTTGAGTTACTATGACCTCCCTTATTATTTGAGAAGATGCTTTGTGTTTTGTGCTATATTTCCCAAGGATTCTAAAATTGAAAAGGAGAGATTAATCCAATTGTGGATGGCGCATGGTTTAATTCCTACAGTTAAAAACCAAGAAATGGAAGATACTGGGAATGAAATTTGGAAAGAGTTATGCTGGAGATCCTTTTTTCAAGACGAGAAATCAGATCAATATGGAACTTATGAAACTTGTAAGATGCACGATCTTATGCACGATCTTGCCCAATCCGTTATGAAAGATGAATGCTATACGTTGGATGCTTATAACTCAAGTGATGGTTTAAAACGAGAAATCCGTCATCTAACGGTAATGGTtgataaatttgtcaaaaaatcAGTTCGGTCTTTCAAGAAAATTGGAGGGTTGCAATCACTAATGCTGAATGGCAAAGATGTTGATGCAAAGAAAACTTTTTTGAGTGTCTTAAAGGAATTTCCGGCTTTACGTGTCCTTGAACTAAACTGTGATATGCCGGTTGTAAATTACCTGTTTGAATATAATAAGTATCAGGATTTGGATAAACATTTGCATTACTTGGGAAATATAAAACATCTTAGATACTTAGACATTTCCGGTAATCATCAGATAACAACATTGCCGGATAGTATATGTGATTTCTTGAACTTACAGACTTTGAAACTCAATGAGTGTTCTAAGCTTGAAAGTTTGCCCAGAAATACGAAAGACCTTATTAGCCTACGACATCTTTATTTGAAGGgttgttataaattaaaatatatgcctAGAGGGATGGGGCAATTGAAACATCTGAAGACGTTTAGCTTGTTTGTGATAAGCAAGAATGAGAGAGACTGCCAACTAGATGAATTAAAAGAATTGGATATCGGCGGATCATTGACAATTAAGAAGCTTGGAAGAGTTAGTGATGCATCTATGGAAAGAGGGATAAGTATGGCTAAAAAGACGAGTATCAATGAATTGAAGTTGGAATGGAGATCTATcattgaagatgatgataatGTGAGCACGAGAATTAGAGAtgagaaaattggtgaagctctAGAGGTTTCAACTGCAAGGctaaagaaattgaaaatgatTGGTTACAGAGGTGTGAATCTTCCTAAATGGGTGGGAAAATCATATCCTTCCCTAACACGCCTTGAGCTTAGTACTATTGCTAGTAGCAGCGTTGACAATGAAATGATAGTACTATTCCCTTTGTTAGAGTATTTAGATATTTCTTACATGAAGAATTTAAGGGAATTGGTGTCACATAGCTGTTGGAGTACTGGAGCATTCCCTAATCTATGCAAGATTGATATACAATATTGCCCAAAGTTAGGGGCCTTGCCACCTCATCTCAAAGCACTCAAAGATGTAAGAGTTGAAGGTGAATGTTCGGATGAATTGTTATACAGCATCTGTAATCTTAATGGTACTCTCACTCATCTGAGTcttaatgaattgaataatgATGTGGAGCATCTAGTGAACAACAACATGAATGGAATTGAAGTAGTGTTATTCCCTTTGCTAAAGCTACTTAAGATTGGTGGCATGAAGAATTTGAGGGAATTGGCGTCTTCTACTATTCCTAGTGCCGAAGCATTCCCTAATCTATGCAAGCTGCACATAGAGTATTGCCCGAAGCTAGGGGCTTTGCCACCGCATCTCAAATCACTCAAATATGTAACTGTTTGGGGTGAATGTTCGGATGAGTTGTTATATAGTATCTCGAATCTTAATGGTACTCTCACTGATCTCAGACTTGATAGATTGAATAATGATGTGGAGCACATATTCACCGTCAACAATAACAACATGAATGGAATTGAAGTAGTGTTATTCCCTTTGCTAAAGAGCCTTACTATTGGGGGCATGAAAAATTTGAGGGAATTGGTGTCTCCTACTATTCCTAGTGCCGGAGCATTCCATAATCTATGCAGTCTGACCATAGTTAATTGCCCAAAGCTAGGGGCCTTGCCACCGCATCTCAAATTACTCAAAGATGTAACTCTTAGAGGTGAATGTTCAGATGAGTTGTTATATAGCATCTCAAATCTTAGTGCTCTCACTCATCTCTCTCTTTATAATATGGAAGAAAGAAGTGTTTTATTTGGAGCTGGTTATATGGCATTAATGTTTGcggacaataataataatgtagcACAAATAGGAGGAGGAGGACGCTCAACTTTCCAATCTCTTCAATTTCTGACTATCCAGATATGCATGAAGTTAAGGCGTTTGTTTGAGGAGGGAATGATGAAGCAAGAGACATCAAAGATTAGTGGCTTCATCAACTCTCTCACGGCATTGGTTATCTGGGAATGTCCGGAGTTGATAATATCAGTTGAGGAATTTGGAAAcctcaatattaataataattcactaCAGAAATTGGTGCCTTCAGAAGAAGCGGACAATTTTATTGCATTCCTGCGTTCCCTTCGAACCAGACTTGAATTCTACAAAGTAGATAATCTATTGGAAGAGTCAATTAGAAGGTACT TCAGTAGGCTATTATGCAGATTAAAGAGACATGGATATTCTCCAGCTGCTTACATTACTGTTACTGCAAT GCTTAGGGTTTATCTGTTTTGTTGCTTTACTGCTTCATTTTCGTCTGTTCTTATTCTGCTTTACTGCTTTACGTTTAATAGAATGCCAAGGAGACAGGATGAGTTGTTGATCtaa